A single genomic interval of Nitrospira sp. harbors:
- a CDS encoding DUF2934 domain-containing protein, which translates to MMLRRHTATTTTALTVTPVATSDVPASSPAHQQSQDLDELQETIATRAYALYEERGYRQGCDLQDWLDAEREILSRPPHMAA; encoded by the coding sequence ATGATGTTACGACGACACACAGCGACCACCACGACCGCTCTAACCGTGACACCAGTTGCCACGAGTGACGTCCCGGCGTCCTCGCCCGCTCATCAGCAGAGTCAGGATCTGGACGAACTCCAAGAGACGATTGCCACCCGCGCCTATGCCCTCTACGAGGAACGGGGCTATCGGCAAGGTTGCGATCTTCAAGACTGGCTGGATGCGGAACGGGAGATTCTGAGTCGACCGCCACACATGGCGGCATGA
- a CDS encoding tetratricopeptide repeat protein → MRDKDWRGVATIGVACVGFVAMMGLAGCEERQPPMESKQEAPAPKVEAAPTEAAKPETSETATVAALAAPESSVGRAENKEGVTHAQAGHWDVAEGHFRKALEADPKLAEAQFNLGLALSKQDKHDEATTAFKKAAEMAPDNTMITESPILKEHTSS, encoded by the coding sequence ATGAGGGACAAGGACTGGAGGGGAGTAGCAACCATTGGCGTGGCCTGTGTCGGCTTCGTCGCGATGATGGGTCTGGCCGGTTGTGAGGAACGGCAGCCTCCGATGGAGTCAAAGCAGGAGGCACCTGCGCCGAAGGTTGAGGCTGCGCCGACCGAGGCGGCGAAGCCGGAGACGTCCGAAACGGCAACCGTGGCTGCCTTAGCGGCGCCGGAGAGCTCGGTCGGGCGAGCTGAAAATAAGGAAGGGGTGACTCACGCCCAGGCAGGTCATTGGGACGTCGCGGAAGGCCACTTCCGTAAAGCCCTTGAGGCTGACCCAAAACTCGCGGAAGCGCAGTTCAACCTCGGCTTGGCGTTGAGCAAACAGGACAAACATGACGAGGCGACCACCGCGTTCAAGAAGGCTGCTGAAATGGCACCGGACAATACGATGATTACAGAATCTCCGATCCTGAAAGAACACACGAGCTCCTGA
- a CDS encoding PAS domain S-box protein — protein sequence MTPIETQTKPIGWIVAAAAAAAAGIFVFDFVTPLGIAVPMLYALPILLTRRIPGWRSTLSLTACVVPLTWAGIIQHVEQVTPVIVGNRALTSFLLLVVAGLLLKEKSMAQQRAADLMALRESEERYALVVAGSQVGIWDWNVPEKRVLFSSRWKTLRGLADDEVSDDEIEWSSRIHPDDRERVMAAVYAHFEGRTAVFCEEYRIRHKDGCWLWILDHGIAQRDSAGKVIRMAGSETDITERKRTEEVLRENEERFRTMAEAVPSFLFETDAAGRNVWTSEGWCRFTGQTPEQVAGQGWVEALHPDDRTANIDRWMQCMAVGTPFESQQRLRRVDGAYAWVIARALPVRDRRGEVTRWVGSVTNVDDILRVQKALRESEQRFAIAFQTSPNPIGITEVATGRCIEVNEACLRLFGFSREEVIGNTTLMLDIWPNPEDRVRLVERLKAGKPVRNLESSFKTKSGALRHVLVSSDLAELGGTLCLITVGNDITERKQAEDMVLRTAADLAEAQRIAKLGSWRFDVETDRIALSDQLCAMFAVEPSPLGQTYESFLALVHPDDRPGIVQANVEARAHGTSFDMEFRVVKQDGSMKVMRELGYASRDAAGRVVGLFGTVQDITKRKQVETALRESEERLLLALESANMGTWEWDAETDSLRCNHWQFTLFGVRVETGPCTGTEALSRIHADDRARVCTAVRRVLEEGVTVRDEFRVVHTDGSVHWLFGSGRPVQDGYGHRRFVVGVCLDITERRQNQEQMQGLNEILETHVRERTAQLVEANERWDWVVRATNDGIWDWDLLSDTAYFSPRWKEMHGFQANDQPESREDWQRRIHPEDQQSVLSSLEEYLCGERGEFWEEYRIQRKDGTSIWVLDRGVAIRDEKGQAVRMVGAETDITWRKGVEQEVRRREQVFHTLADNVPALFAYIDRDGRYRFVNKQYEQLFGHSDKEIESMSGSALLGLEGYAKVKPYLDKALAGEPVSFEYELEVPGGSVHVLSTRYVPDRSDQGEVIGLFALSTDITALKSTEGLLRDREAQLRDLGARLLRAQEEERRRISRDLHDDVMQRMGALALELYGLASSAPSQDLELLSQLKACGASAEQLTTDLQRMAHQLHPSVLEFGGLEMAVREQVNDFGARTGLSAELITQDVPKEIPLDHATCLYRVLQEGLQNVQKHANATTVLVRLLRTGRGLGLCIHDDGRGIENSDGAARRKGLGLTSMAERVGMLNGTFRVRAKPNDGTELHAWVPLEDVKCET from the coding sequence ATGACTCCAATAGAGACTCAAACAAAGCCGATTGGCTGGATCGTTGCAGCAGCAGCAGCAGCAGCAGCAGGGATATTCGTTTTCGACTTTGTGACCCCGCTGGGCATCGCTGTGCCGATGCTCTATGCGTTACCAATTTTGCTCACGAGGCGTATTCCTGGTTGGCGGAGCACTCTTTCCCTGACCGCCTGCGTTGTCCCCCTCACCTGGGCAGGGATCATCCAGCATGTTGAACAGGTCACGCCCGTGATTGTTGGGAACCGGGCTCTGACGTCGTTTTTATTGCTCGTCGTTGCCGGGCTCCTACTTAAAGAGAAGTCCATGGCCCAGCAACGTGCCGCGGATCTCATGGCCTTGCGTGAGAGTGAGGAGCGCTATGCGTTGGTGGTGGCGGGCTCACAGGTCGGGATTTGGGATTGGAACGTGCCTGAGAAACGGGTGTTGTTTTCATCCCGCTGGAAAACGTTGCGCGGACTTGCTGACGATGAAGTGAGTGATGACGAGATCGAGTGGAGCAGTCGAATCCATCCTGATGATAGAGAACGAGTGATGGCGGCGGTGTACGCGCATTTTGAGGGGCGGACAGCGGTGTTCTGCGAGGAGTACAGAATTCGCCACAAAGATGGCTGCTGGCTTTGGATTCTGGACCACGGGATCGCTCAGCGGGACAGCGCGGGCAAGGTGATTCGCATGGCGGGATCCGAAACCGACATCACCGAGCGCAAGCGGACGGAAGAGGTTTTGCGCGAGAACGAGGAACGTTTCCGCACCATGGCTGAGGCGGTCCCCAGTTTCCTCTTCGAGACCGATGCGGCGGGCCGGAACGTGTGGACCAGTGAAGGCTGGTGTCGCTTCACCGGGCAGACGCCCGAACAAGTGGCCGGACAGGGCTGGGTCGAGGCACTGCACCCCGATGACCGAACGGCAAACATCGATCGATGGATGCAATGCATGGCGGTTGGCACGCCGTTCGAATCGCAGCAGCGGTTACGGCGGGTCGATGGAGCCTATGCGTGGGTCATTGCACGGGCGTTGCCGGTGCGCGACCGCCGAGGGGAGGTGACTCGCTGGGTCGGCTCGGTCACGAATGTGGACGACATCCTGCGGGTGCAGAAGGCTCTACGCGAGAGCGAACAACGGTTCGCCATAGCCTTCCAGACAAGTCCGAACCCGATAGGGATCACGGAAGTGGCCACAGGTCGTTGTATTGAGGTGAACGAGGCCTGTTTGCGGCTGTTCGGTTTTAGTCGCGAGGAAGTGATCGGAAACACCACGTTGATGTTGGACATCTGGCCGAATCCTGAGGACAGAGTGCGGCTCGTCGAGCGCCTGAAAGCCGGCAAGCCGGTGCGCAATCTTGAGTCAAGCTTCAAGACCAAATCCGGGGCCTTGCGCCATGTGCTTGTGTCTTCCGACCTGGCGGAGCTCGGGGGGACGCTTTGTCTGATCACCGTCGGCAACGACATCACTGAGCGCAAACAAGCCGAAGACATGGTCCTCCGTACGGCAGCCGACCTTGCCGAGGCCCAGCGCATCGCCAAGCTCGGCAGCTGGCGGTTCGACGTGGAGACCGACCGCATCGCGCTCTCAGATCAGTTATGCGCCATGTTCGCCGTTGAGCCATCGCCGCTTGGGCAGACGTACGAGTCCTTCCTGGCTCTGGTGCATCCCGATGATCGACCAGGGATTGTCCAGGCGAACGTCGAGGCAAGGGCTCACGGGACATCCTTCGATATGGAGTTCAGGGTCGTGAAGCAGGATGGCTCGATGAAAGTGATGCGCGAGCTCGGCTACGCGAGCAGAGATGCGGCCGGCCGGGTCGTCGGTCTGTTCGGAACCGTGCAGGACATTACCAAGCGCAAACAGGTTGAAACGGCACTGCGCGAAAGCGAGGAACGGCTGCTGTTGGCGCTGGAGAGCGCCAATATGGGCACATGGGAGTGGGATGCCGAGACGGACTCGTTACGGTGCAACCATTGGCAGTTCACGCTATTCGGTGTCCGGGTCGAGACTGGTCCTTGCACAGGAACCGAGGCGCTGTCGAGGATTCACGCCGATGATCGTGCACGTGTCTGCACTGCCGTTCGCAGGGTGCTGGAGGAAGGGGTGACGGTGAGAGACGAGTTTCGAGTCGTCCATACCGACGGCTCGGTGCATTGGCTGTTCGGGTCGGGTCGTCCGGTACAGGATGGGTATGGTCACCGTCGATTCGTGGTCGGCGTCTGTCTCGACATCACTGAACGCCGACAGAATCAGGAACAGATGCAGGGCCTGAACGAAATCTTAGAGACGCATGTGCGCGAACGGACGGCACAACTTGTCGAGGCCAACGAGCGCTGGGATTGGGTCGTGCGCGCGACCAACGACGGGATTTGGGATTGGGATTTGCTCAGCGACACCGCCTACTTTTCCCCTCGGTGGAAGGAGATGCATGGATTTCAGGCAAACGACCAGCCGGAATCGAGGGAGGACTGGCAGAGGCGTATTCATCCGGAAGACCAGCAGTCCGTCCTGTCCAGTCTTGAAGAATATCTTTGCGGCGAGAGGGGGGAGTTCTGGGAGGAATATCGCATCCAGCGGAAAGACGGCACCTCTATCTGGGTGCTCGACCGGGGCGTCGCGATCAGGGATGAGAAGGGGCAGGCTGTCCGCATGGTCGGTGCGGAGACGGACATCACCTGGCGCAAGGGTGTCGAGCAGGAGGTGCGCCGCAGAGAACAGGTGTTCCACACCCTCGCGGACAATGTGCCGGCTCTCTTTGCCTATATCGACCGTGACGGACGCTATCGGTTCGTCAATAAACAGTATGAGCAACTCTTCGGGCACTCCGATAAGGAGATCGAGAGCATGTCGGGCTCTGCCCTGCTGGGTCTCGAAGGGTATGCGAAGGTCAAACCCTATCTGGATAAGGCTCTTGCGGGAGAGCCGGTGTCATTCGAATATGAACTGGAGGTGCCGGGCGGCAGCGTGCATGTCTTGTCGACACGGTATGTGCCGGATCGGAGTGACCAGGGTGAGGTCATAGGGCTCTTTGCGTTGAGTACGGACATCACGGCGCTGAAGTCGACCGAGGGGTTGTTGCGCGATCGAGAAGCGCAGCTCCGCGACCTTGGGGCTAGGTTGCTACGGGCGCAGGAAGAAGAACGGCGGCGGATCTCACGGGATCTCCACGACGATGTGATGCAACGGATGGGCGCTCTGGCGTTGGAGCTGTATGGCCTTGCTTCCTCCGCACCCTCGCAAGATCTGGAACTGCTCTCACAGCTCAAGGCTTGCGGGGCGTCGGCGGAGCAACTGACCACCGATCTCCAACGCATGGCACATCAGCTTCATCCGTCGGTCTTGGAGTTTGGGGGGCTGGAGATGGCCGTGCGCGAACAGGTCAACGACTTCGGCGCGCGAACCGGATTGTCGGCGGAACTGATCACGCAGGATGTGCCCAAGGAGATCCCGTTGGACCATGCGACCTGTCTCTATCGCGTGTTACAGGAGGGCCTTCAGAATGTGCAGAAGCACGCCAATGCGACCACCGTGTTGGTGCGGCTCTTGCGCACAGGCCGAGGTTTAGGGCTGTGTATCCACGATGATGGGCGAGGGATCGAGAACTCCGATGGGGCTGCCCGGCGGAAGGGGCTGGGATTGACCAGTATGGCGGAGCGGGTGGGAATGCTGAACGGCACGTTTCGCGTCCGGGCAAAACCGAACGATGGGACGGAACTCCACGCCTGGGTGCCGTTGGAAGACGTGAAGTGTGAAACGTGA
- a CDS encoding response regulator transcription factor, with product MQVPITTKKPRLLMADDHSIMLAGLRKLVEGTCEVVGAVEDGRALVEAAERLRPDLILVDISMPLLNGMDAARQIRKSVPEAKFIFLTMHASPVFATEALQAGASGYLLKQSAASELPYAIDTVLKGQTYLTPTITRPVLESIVNQKSTDLKKSLMQLTSRQREVLQLLAEGKSPKDIAVLLNVSVKTVDFHKTRLMEQLNLHSTLALAKFAIAEGLVSADTGLSQNS from the coding sequence ATGCAGGTACCGATCACGACAAAGAAGCCCCGCTTACTTATGGCCGATGATCATTCGATCATGCTGGCTGGCTTACGAAAATTGGTTGAAGGCACCTGTGAGGTCGTCGGGGCCGTCGAAGACGGCCGTGCCTTGGTCGAGGCGGCCGAGCGGTTGCGACCGGACCTGATTCTGGTCGATATTTCGATGCCGCTGCTGAACGGGATGGACGCGGCGAGGCAGATCAGGAAATCGGTGCCGGAGGCCAAGTTCATTTTTCTGACGATGCATGCCTCCCCGGTGTTTGCCACCGAGGCGCTTCAAGCCGGGGCCAGCGGGTACTTGTTGAAACAATCGGCGGCGTCTGAACTGCCGTATGCGATCGACACCGTGCTCAAGGGACAGACCTATCTCACGCCGACCATCACCAGGCCGGTGCTCGAGTCGATAGTGAATCAGAAATCGACGGATCTGAAAAAGTCGTTGATGCAGTTGACCTCTCGGCAGCGAGAGGTGCTGCAGCTTCTGGCGGAGGGTAAGAGTCCCAAGGACATCGCCGTCCTCTTGAATGTGTCGGTCAAGACCGTCGACTTCCATAAGACGCGGTTGATGGAGCAACTCAACCTTCACTCTACGCTGGCCTTAGCCAAGTTCGCCATCGCGGAAGGCTTGGTCAGTGCCGACACCGGCCTCTCTCAGAATTCGTAA
- a CDS encoding PDZ domain-containing protein — MVDPLVDSRPRLIRVTWVAGALVADVMEDNPASKAGFERGDIITELDGKPVRDPTHLRTLVADSAPGTKVTWSGRSIVRP; from the coding sequence ATGGTAGATCCTCTGGTCGACTCTAGACCACGACTCATACGGGTGACGTGGGTGGCAGGTGCGCTGGTCGCCGATGTGATGGAGGATAACCCGGCGAGCAAGGCCGGCTTTGAGCGAGGGGACATTATCACGGAGCTTGACGGCAAGCCGGTGAGAGATCCGACCCATCTGCGCACGCTTGTGGCGGACTCGGCACCGGGGACGAAGGTGACGTGGTCCGGGAGGTCAATCGTCAGGCCGTGA